From a single Halogeometricum sp. S3BR5-2 genomic region:
- a CDS encoding UbiD family decarboxylase encodes MSESDRRVVSEPSLRSYLDALDDRGELVRVTEELSWDLEASAVAMRAGDRDGPIPLFENVRGSDVPGARLVGDPYRGSQRRPWDRIATALGLPADVDSETYYDAMLERLTDPVDPVTVDATPEAAPCKEVVRTGEEARLLSLPWPYIHSGDGGRYSNLHTLVVPDPDSEWVDWSTHRMMIHDDRQGSVLLLAGEQTPNLYYYKYERRDEPMPAAVVVGAEPAVQCTSVMWIPTGSDEARYAGGLRGAPVELVECETNDLRVPADAELVVEGHLLPEKRLDEGPFGDYFGYMHGPRRSMPAFRVDAVTHRESPIIPFCVEGTGAGYTENTTSSMEVGCVGPDATLGLRAAGFDVVRCVPWQFTPRTAYVVATATNDPGTLHELANFIFTTWGMLHIDFFIFVDACVDPLDTREVFEAIALHADPDADFHQFGVETMPKVPLNIYQTPDEKGDAQTGTSKAKTAKAYIDATGSAGARPSVVSESSRERARELLATAGVADASPRERDDAGGARGAGDVPGAGGER; translated from the coding sequence GTGAGCGAATCCGACCGACGGGTCGTCTCCGAACCCAGCCTGCGGTCGTACCTCGACGCGCTCGACGACCGGGGGGAACTCGTCCGCGTCACGGAGGAGCTATCGTGGGACCTCGAAGCGAGCGCCGTCGCAATGCGCGCCGGCGACCGGGACGGCCCGATACCGCTGTTCGAGAACGTTCGGGGGAGCGACGTGCCCGGCGCGCGGTTGGTCGGCGACCCGTACCGCGGGTCGCAGCGCAGGCCGTGGGACCGCATCGCGACGGCGCTGGGCCTCCCGGCGGACGTGGACAGCGAGACGTACTACGACGCGATGCTGGAACGGTTGACGGACCCCGTCGACCCGGTGACCGTCGACGCGACGCCCGAGGCCGCACCGTGCAAAGAGGTGGTTCGGACGGGCGAGGAGGCGCGACTGCTGTCGCTGCCGTGGCCGTACATCCACTCGGGCGACGGCGGGCGCTACTCGAACCTCCACACGCTCGTCGTCCCGGACCCCGACTCCGAGTGGGTCGACTGGTCGACCCACCGGATGATGATACACGACGACCGGCAGGGCAGCGTCCTGCTCCTGGCGGGCGAGCAGACGCCGAACCTCTACTACTACAAGTACGAACGGCGCGACGAACCGATGCCCGCCGCCGTCGTCGTCGGCGCGGAACCGGCCGTCCAGTGCACGTCGGTGATGTGGATTCCGACCGGGAGCGACGAGGCGCGGTACGCGGGCGGCCTCCGCGGCGCCCCGGTCGAACTCGTCGAGTGCGAGACGAACGACCTGCGCGTCCCGGCCGACGCGGAACTCGTCGTCGAGGGGCATCTCCTCCCCGAGAAGCGACTCGACGAGGGACCGTTCGGCGACTACTTCGGCTACATGCACGGCCCCAGGCGGTCGATGCCCGCGTTCAGGGTCGACGCCGTCACGCACCGCGAGTCGCCCATCATTCCGTTCTGCGTCGAGGGGACGGGCGCGGGCTACACCGAGAACACGACGAGTTCGATGGAGGTCGGCTGCGTCGGCCCGGACGCGACGCTCGGCCTGCGCGCGGCGGGGTTCGACGTGGTCCGCTGCGTGCCGTGGCAGTTCACGCCGCGGACGGCGTACGTGGTGGCGACGGCGACGAACGACCCCGGGACGCTCCACGAACTGGCGAACTTCATCTTCACGACGTGGGGGATGCTCCACATCGACTTCTTCATCTTCGTCGACGCCTGCGTCGACCCCTTGGACACGCGGGAGGTGTTCGAGGCCATCGCCCTGCACGCCGACCCCGACGCCGACTTCCACCAGTTCGGGGTCGAGACGATGCCGAAGGTGCCCCTGAACATCTACCAGACGCCCGACGAGAAGGGCGACGCGCAGACCGGCACGTCGAAGGCGAAGACCGCGAAAGCGTACATCGACGCGACCGGGTCCGCGGGAGCGCGGCCGTCTGTCGTCTCCGAGTCGAGCAGGGAGCGCGCGCGCGAACTGCTCGCCACGGCCGGCGTCGCGGACGCCTCCCCACGGGAGAGGGACGACGCGGGCGGCGCGAGAGGCGCGGGCGACGTTCCGGGCGCGGGAGGCGAGCGCTGA
- a CDS encoding UbiD family decarboxylase domain-containing protein produces MEFRETVEALAAAEDLLTVEDPVSDPDLAFALAAESARSNGPAMLLTDVPGVGRLACGVRGGPDRMVRRRRLPWSRIALGLGLPADATYETMLEALSTAPAERPSLRRRAAAASGHDRDASALCLPTVSSSDRPLISEGLLAVEVDGRQFWAPVRGDVRGRTTLRLHVPDTVASRVEPGPATVALGVPTAALMAAHLSCARTHPWRAWTAPEIAAALDDVPVAPHAGGLVPASAEVVLDGDVAPTGEPAAGPRAAWEGVADAAAVTVSVDRVATRPDPLVPLAPVGEPLGDDIHQTSLVEGARLQSRVNGYWGVSPVSWIGLPVEAQLGVCFVASEILYAGFEWQLANTLFSFATSFDKVVVLDVDAAFEDLARALDDIWVKAHPSHDWVFSEAAAPAAAAPAYRRDGQTGSRLFVNAAWDPRWDEEFIAPEVNFELMYPPEVRRTVEERWAELGFDGDEDASDTDDAVAGGDDGNE; encoded by the coding sequence ATGGAGTTCCGAGAGACCGTCGAGGCGCTGGCGGCCGCCGAGGACCTCCTGACGGTCGAGGACCCGGTTTCGGACCCCGACCTCGCGTTCGCCCTCGCCGCCGAGAGCGCGCGGTCGAACGGCCCCGCGATGCTGCTGACGGACGTCCCCGGCGTCGGGCGACTCGCCTGCGGGGTGCGGGGCGGCCCCGACCGGATGGTCCGGCGGCGACGACTGCCGTGGAGCCGAATCGCGCTGGGATTGGGGCTGCCGGCGGACGCGACGTACGAGACGATGCTCGAAGCGCTGTCGACCGCTCCCGCGGAGCGCCCGTCGCTGCGGCGCCGGGCCGCCGCCGCGAGCGGGCACGACCGGGACGCCTCGGCGCTCTGCCTGCCGACGGTGTCGTCGAGCGACCGGCCCCTTATCTCCGAGGGACTGCTCGCGGTCGAAGTCGACGGGCGGCAGTTCTGGGCGCCCGTCCGCGGCGACGTGCGCGGGCGGACGACGCTGCGCCTCCACGTCCCGGACACCGTCGCGAGCCGCGTGGAACCGGGGCCGGCCACGGTGGCGCTGGGCGTGCCGACGGCGGCGCTGATGGCCGCGCATCTCTCGTGCGCCCGGACGCACCCGTGGCGGGCGTGGACCGCCCCGGAGATAGCCGCGGCGCTGGACGACGTGCCCGTCGCACCGCACGCCGGCGGCCTCGTCCCGGCGAGCGCGGAAGTCGTTCTCGACGGCGACGTCGCTCCGACCGGCGAACCGGCCGCCGGACCCCGCGCGGCGTGGGAGGGCGTCGCGGACGCCGCGGCGGTGACCGTCTCCGTCGACCGGGTGGCGACCCGGCCGGACCCGCTCGTCCCCCTCGCCCCGGTGGGCGAACCGCTCGGCGACGACATCCACCAGACGAGCCTCGTCGAGGGGGCGCGCCTCCAGTCCCGCGTGAACGGCTACTGGGGCGTCTCGCCGGTCAGTTGGATCGGGCTACCGGTCGAGGCGCAACTCGGCGTCTGCTTCGTCGCCAGCGAGATACTGTACGCCGGGTTCGAGTGGCAGTTGGCGAACACGCTGTTCTCGTTCGCCACGTCGTTCGACAAGGTGGTCGTCCTCGACGTCGACGCCGCGTTCGAGGACCTCGCGCGGGCGCTGGACGACATCTGGGTGAAGGCGCATCCCTCGCACGACTGGGTGTTCAGCGAGGCGGCCGCGCCCGCCGCGGCCGCGCCGGCGTACCGGCGGGACGGGCAGACGGGGTCGAGGCTGTTCGTCAACGCCGCGTGGGACCCCCGCTGGGACGAGGAGTTCATCGCGCCGGAGGTGAACTTCGAGCTGATGTACCCCCCGGAGGTACGGCGGACGGTCGAAGAGCGGTGGGCGGAGTTGGGGTTCGACGGCGACGAGGATGCGAGCGACACGGACGACGCGGTGGCAGGAGGCGACGACGGCAATGAGTGA
- a CDS encoding MBL fold metallo-hydrolase, whose amino-acid sequence MSDPHRIAVNEGSPEGSNSAYVLPDRGVVVDPGPPGDDDFERLRAGVEASGLALGDVEHVVLTHWHADHVGLAPRLADAADATIHMHRRDAPLLAEYREARRRRVRRDASVLAGWGVPEERIEEVRERDAPSPLPDRTPVVAHEDGDVVAGGELLHAPGHTEGHLAYRCDDALFVGDAVLPTYTPNVGGSDTRAENPLPDYLRTLRRLLRHDGECYPGHGDDLSLRERVGEIRSHHRERAGRVAERLGVHGEATPWELAVDLFGEMRGVHVKFGAGESAAHLRALAAAAESPVSRVGSDPERYALTGRSAEAVLDSLFE is encoded by the coding sequence ATGAGTGACCCGCACCGAATCGCCGTCAACGAGGGGTCGCCCGAGGGGTCCAACAGCGCCTACGTGCTCCCGGACCGCGGCGTGGTGGTCGACCCCGGACCGCCCGGCGACGACGACTTCGAGCGGTTGCGGGCGGGTGTCGAGGCGAGCGGACTCGCTCTCGGGGACGTAGAGCACGTCGTTCTCACGCACTGGCACGCCGACCACGTCGGCCTCGCGCCGCGACTCGCCGACGCCGCGGACGCGACGATTCACATGCACCGACGGGACGCGCCGTTACTCGCGGAGTACCGCGAGGCGCGCCGCCGGCGAGTGCGACGGGACGCGTCGGTGCTGGCCGGGTGGGGCGTCCCCGAGGAGCGTATCGAGGAGGTCCGAGAGCGGGACGCTCCCTCGCCGCTGCCCGACCGGACGCCTGTCGTCGCCCACGAGGACGGCGACGTCGTCGCCGGCGGCGAACTCCTGCACGCGCCGGGACACACCGAGGGACACCTCGCGTACCGGTGCGACGACGCCCTGTTCGTCGGCGACGCCGTCCTGCCGACGTACACGCCGAACGTCGGCGGGAGCGACACCCGCGCTGAGAACCCTCTGCCCGATTACCTCCGGACCCTCCGGCGGTTGCTCCGACACGACGGGGAGTGCTACCCGGGCCACGGCGACGACCTGTCGCTCCGCGAACGAGTCGGGGAGATTCGCTCGCACCACCGAGAGCGGGCCGGACGGGTCGCAGAGCGCCTCGGCGTGCACGGCGAGGCGACGCCGTGGGAACTCGCGGTCGACCTGTTCGGCGAGATGCGAGGCGTCCACGTCAAGTTCGGCGCCGGGGAGTCGGCCGCGCACCTGAGAGCGCTGGCCGCGGCGGCGGAGTCGCCCGTCTCGCGGGTCGGGTCCGACCCCGAGCGCTACGCGCTCACCGGTCGCTCGGCGGAGGCAGTCCTCGACTCGCTCTTCGAGTGA
- a CDS encoding 2Fe-2S iron-sulfur cluster-binding protein, whose protein sequence is MTETYEVEFVNEGRTIEVPADKPILEAAEEAGLDLPYQCRMGVCGVCSAIRVVDGDVEQTEGMFLSGSEKEEGYVLTCVARARSDLKLESNSGP, encoded by the coding sequence ATGACAGAAACGTACGAAGTGGAATTCGTGAACGAGGGGCGCACTATCGAGGTGCCGGCGGACAAACCGATACTCGAAGCGGCCGAGGAGGCGGGCCTCGACCTCCCCTACCAGTGCCGGATGGGCGTCTGCGGCGTCTGTAGCGCTATCCGCGTCGTCGACGGCGACGTCGAACAGACGGAAGGGATGTTCCTCTCCGGCAGCGAGAAGGAGGAAGGCTACGTGCTCACGTGCGTCGCGCGGGCGCGTTCGGACCTGAAACTCGAATCGAACTCCGGCCCCTAA
- a CDS encoding GNAT family N-acetyltransferase, whose translation MDVEIRRATTEDGQALLDLWHGFTEHLSEYDERYQHKEDADDRWLQYFENQLVDSKYGAVFIAVDGDDIVGVIEARLTGDHPIFRLSDHGYINGHYVAESHRDQGVGDALVEAAVEWFSESDRDVTFCRVDVIEGDDQGRKAYERMGFSPVEHVYERQVD comes from the coding sequence ATGGACGTTGAAATCCGGCGGGCGACCACCGAGGACGGACAGGCCCTGCTCGACCTCTGGCACGGGTTCACCGAGCACCTCTCGGAGTACGACGAGCGATACCAGCACAAGGAGGACGCCGACGACCGGTGGCTCCAGTACTTCGAGAACCAACTCGTCGACTCGAAGTACGGCGCCGTGTTCATCGCCGTCGACGGGGACGACATCGTCGGCGTCATCGAGGCCCGACTCACGGGCGACCACCCCATCTTCCGCCTCTCCGACCACGGCTACATCAACGGCCACTACGTCGCCGAGTCCCATCGCGACCAGGGCGTCGGCGATGCGCTAGTGGAGGCGGCCGTCGAGTGGTTCTCGGAGTCCGACCGCGACGTCACGTTCTGCCGCGTCGACGTCATCGAGGGCGACGACCAGGGGCGGAAAGCGTACGAGCGGATGGGGTTCTCTCCGGTCGAACACGTGTACGAGCGACAGGTGGACTGA
- a CDS encoding Phenylacetic acid catabolic protein, translating into MVTDKKLKQQLQDGKMIESEEEMTEDYKKALTQTLLVSGDTELMSAPAYYGPSLNAPSVNARASCISVIQDELGHGHIAYRLLEDLGYDREYLIHGREPHEFRNTYGFDQHLDNFAELVTAHGLWDRAGIALLSDIHENTSYAPWKRALTKVGKEEQFHLRHGETWMRRLSNKNDKTKQKVQDAVDWMFPIALEWFGLPDDKKKHDDQLAYRIKGLSNDELRQKWMDSAVPVCNQMDIDVPAHYDEEADEYVVEYEMPAHFEPETKTWHFDENTTWDDVIDRWRSRGPANEKYVNLLQSNQLDPVSA; encoded by the coding sequence ATGGTGACCGACAAGAAGCTAAAGCAGCAGCTGCAAGACGGGAAGATGATAGAGTCCGAGGAGGAGATGACCGAGGACTACAAGAAGGCGCTGACGCAGACGCTCCTCGTGTCCGGCGACACCGAGTTGATGAGCGCCCCGGCCTACTACGGCCCCTCGTTGAACGCGCCGAGCGTCAACGCGCGCGCCTCTTGCATCAGCGTCATCCAGGACGAACTCGGTCACGGCCACATCGCGTACCGCCTGCTCGAGGACTTGGGATACGACCGCGAGTACCTCATCCACGGGCGCGAACCCCACGAGTTCCGCAACACCTACGGCTTCGACCAGCACCTCGACAACTTCGCGGAACTGGTCACCGCCCACGGTCTGTGGGACCGCGCGGGCATCGCGCTCCTGTCGGACATCCACGAGAACACCTCTTACGCCCCGTGGAAGCGGGCGCTGACGAAAGTGGGGAAAGAAGAGCAGTTCCACCTCCGCCACGGCGAGACGTGGATGCGCCGCCTCTCCAACAAGAACGACAAGACGAAGCAGAAGGTGCAGGACGCCGTCGACTGGATGTTCCCCATCGCCCTCGAGTGGTTCGGACTGCCGGACGACAAGAAGAAGCACGACGACCAACTCGCCTACCGGATCAAGGGCCTGAGCAACGACGAACTCCGCCAGAAGTGGATGGACAGCGCCGTCCCCGTCTGCAACCAGATGGACATCGACGTTCCCGCCCACTACGACGAGGAGGCCGACGAGTACGTCGTCGAGTACGAGATGCCGGCGCACTTCGAGCCCGAAACCAAGACCTGGCACTTCGACGAGAACACCACGTGGGACGACGTCATCGACCGCTGGCGCTCCCGCGGTCCGGCCAACGAGAAGTACGTGAACCTCCTGCAGTCGAACCAACTGGACCCCGTCTCAGCATGA
- a CDS encoding metal-sulfur cluster assembly factor, whose product MSIQQRTDSDAAPLGPTEDATAFEEEIWANLDEIPDPHIPVSLVEMAMIYDVHVEQNAGGADVRVEMTFPCMGCPAYDMILDDVRACLRTMAGVDDVDVDVVWSPVWEKSMLTQDVREKMRESGIAL is encoded by the coding sequence ATGAGCATCCAACAACGGACCGACTCCGACGCGGCACCGCTCGGACCGACCGAGGACGCCACTGCCTTCGAGGAGGAGATATGGGCGAACCTCGACGAGATTCCCGACCCGCACATTCCGGTGAGCCTCGTCGAGATGGCGATGATATACGACGTGCACGTCGAACAGAACGCCGGCGGGGCGGACGTGCGCGTCGAGATGACGTTCCCCTGCATGGGCTGTCCGGCCTACGACATGATACTCGACGACGTGCGCGCGTGCCTGCGGACGATGGCGGGCGTCGACGACGTCGACGTCGACGTCGTGTGGAGCCCCGTCTGGGAGAAGAGCATGCTGACGCAGGACGTCCGAGAGAAGATGCGGGAGTCCGGTATCGCGCTATGA
- a CDS encoding phenylacetic acid degradation PaaB family protein, with protein sequence MKYEVFARINAGDELINVGNVDAENDRLAKVYAYRTFDEEDWDRLVVVRREHMVEATNVGHMPDTPGDAA encoded by the coding sequence ATGAAGTACGAGGTGTTCGCTCGCATCAACGCCGGAGACGAACTCATCAACGTCGGCAACGTCGACGCGGAGAACGACCGACTCGCCAAGGTGTACGCCTACCGGACGTTCGACGAGGAGGACTGGGACCGACTCGTCGTCGTCCGCCGCGAGCACATGGTGGAGGCCACCAACGTCGGCCACATGCCGGACACGCCGGGTGATGCCGCGTGA
- a CDS encoding Phenylacetic acid catabolic protein, which translates to MSEWSDEAVDYVQAVADTKLVLSQRYAEWMFSGPVLEDDIAGASAAQDELGHVRQLFRLLGQQGREDDWLEGDRTPAEFANAATVDEKPGSWVDFVVRVGLTERAAWYLIDAIDHEDFEGLGTRIGQDEFFHLEFLDGRLETMGDERTDEVSAALESALPEVLAFLGPAAYDEEADPLVASGFTDRPASALRAAFVGRLEEILEGTAVDVDALDVDWDAPSLDEWDERRRRTGDGTVSEGDVESLSGVQNAEFRMD; encoded by the coding sequence GTGAGCGAGTGGTCCGACGAGGCGGTCGACTACGTGCAAGCCGTCGCCGACACGAAACTCGTGCTGTCGCAGCGGTACGCCGAGTGGATGTTCTCGGGGCCGGTGCTCGAAGACGACATCGCGGGCGCGAGCGCCGCGCAGGACGAACTCGGCCACGTCCGCCAACTGTTCCGACTGCTCGGTCAGCAGGGACGCGAGGACGACTGGCTCGAAGGCGACCGGACGCCGGCGGAGTTCGCGAACGCGGCGACGGTCGACGAGAAACCCGGGTCGTGGGTCGACTTCGTCGTGCGCGTCGGTCTGACCGAACGCGCCGCGTGGTACCTCATCGACGCCATCGACCACGAGGACTTCGAGGGCCTCGGCACCCGCATCGGGCAGGACGAGTTCTTCCACTTGGAGTTCCTCGACGGCCGTCTGGAGACGATGGGCGACGAGCGGACGGACGAAGTGAGCGCGGCGCTCGAATCCGCGCTCCCGGAGGTGCTCGCGTTCCTCGGCCCCGCCGCGTACGACGAGGAGGCGGACCCCCTCGTCGCGTCCGGCTTCACCGACCGACCGGCCTCGGCCCTGCGCGCGGCGTTCGTCGGCCGCCTCGAGGAGATACTCGAAGGGACGGCCGTCGACGTCGACGCCCTCGACGTGGACTGGGACGCCCCCTCCCTCGACGAGTGGGACGAGCGCCGACGGCGGACGGGCGACGGCACCGTCTCCGAAGGGGACGTGGAATCGCTCAGCGGCGTCCAGAACGCCGAGTTCAGGATGGACTGA
- a CDS encoding enoyl-CoA hydratase/isomerase family protein has protein sequence METFAELELENFETEQDGHVGIVRLNKPPANAHDADMVLEFQKMVETIRFDETVRAAVLSSTSDKFFSSGYDIQALQDESPEHIGYASQTSKESILKMRSTDTIFIAAVDGHCMGGGLEFALATDIRYCGDDDGYNLGVPEVKLGLIPGEAGTQLLPRYVGRSKALKMMLNDERLTPSEAADAGIIDELVEPGTCEEEAIEFAKQVASLPNKAVGHIKVAINEGMEMSLYDALAHERELQNQLFDTEGAKEGISAFLEKRDPDFIKAELGDDAVTSDDD, from the coding sequence ATGGAGACCTTCGCAGAACTCGAACTAGAGAACTTCGAGACCGAGCAGGACGGACACGTCGGCATCGTGCGTCTGAACAAGCCGCCCGCGAACGCCCACGACGCCGACATGGTGCTGGAGTTCCAGAAGATGGTCGAGACCATCCGCTTCGACGAGACGGTCCGCGCCGCCGTGCTGAGCAGCACCAGTGACAAGTTCTTCTCCTCGGGGTACGATATCCAGGCGCTGCAGGACGAGAGCCCCGAACACATCGGCTACGCGAGTCAGACCAGCAAGGAGTCCATCCTGAAGATGCGCTCGACGGACACCATCTTCATCGCCGCCGTCGACGGCCACTGCATGGGCGGCGGTCTGGAGTTCGCGCTCGCGACGGACATCCGCTACTGCGGCGACGACGACGGCTACAACCTCGGCGTCCCCGAGGTGAAACTCGGCCTCATCCCCGGCGAGGCGGGGACCCAACTCCTGCCCCGCTACGTCGGCCGGTCGAAGGCGCTCAAGATGATGCTCAACGACGAGCGCCTCACGCCGAGCGAGGCGGCGGACGCGGGCATCATCGACGAACTGGTCGAACCCGGCACCTGCGAGGAGGAGGCCATCGAGTTCGCGAAACAGGTCGCGAGCCTTCCGAACAAGGCGGTCGGGCACATCAAAGTCGCCATCAACGAGGGGATGGAGATGTCGCTGTACGACGCGCTGGCGCACGAGCGCGAACTGCAGAACCAGTTGTTCGACACCGAGGGAGCGAAGGAGGGGATCAGCGCGTTCCTCGAGAAGCGCGACCCGGACTTCATCAAGGCCGAACTCGGCGACGACGCCGTCACGAGCGACGACGACTGA
- a CDS encoding acyl-CoA dehydrogenase family protein encodes MHLIEAALSESHRTVRDRADAFVEEVVAPRAEEIEETDEFPRDVVEAAGERGLLGLLLPDGYGDLSSDFLGYCLAVERIAAESGAVAETIQGHTFAALPIARFGTEEQKERYLEPMANGEAVGAMLLTEPGAGSSPSELETVAEATDDGYRLSGEKAFGTNAGVADVHLVVARKRPQPDDSHGVSVFLVPGADETDGFAFDRVEYMGMRGHVTGDSTFEDVAVPADDLLGSVGQGFRIAMGTIDMARTGIGAIGAGIGRGAFDAAVDYAGDREQGGQPVGEYQAVQVLVADMYQQLSAARHAVYSSAYAIADGDGETRLSSAAKLAGSEAAEFVTRNAMQVYGGKGYRTDLPLERYYRDARILSLIGGTSEIQRTTIARQTLDL; translated from the coding sequence ATGCATCTCATCGAGGCAGCGCTGTCGGAGAGCCACCGGACCGTCCGCGACAGGGCGGACGCGTTCGTCGAAGAGGTCGTCGCGCCCCGAGCGGAGGAGATAGAGGAGACCGACGAGTTCCCGCGCGACGTCGTCGAGGCGGCGGGCGAACGCGGTCTGCTCGGACTCCTCCTCCCCGACGGCTACGGCGACCTCTCCTCGGACTTCCTCGGCTACTGCTTGGCGGTCGAGCGCATCGCGGCCGAGAGCGGCGCCGTCGCCGAGACGATTCAGGGGCACACGTTCGCGGCCCTCCCCATCGCCCGGTTCGGGACCGAGGAGCAGAAGGAGCGATACCTCGAACCGATGGCGAACGGGGAGGCCGTCGGCGCGATGCTCCTGACCGAACCCGGCGCCGGAAGTTCCCCCTCCGAGTTGGAGACGGTCGCCGAGGCGACGGACGACGGCTACCGACTCTCCGGCGAGAAGGCGTTCGGGACGAACGCCGGCGTCGCGGACGTCCACCTCGTCGTCGCCCGCAAGCGCCCGCAACCCGACGACTCCCACGGCGTCAGCGTCTTCCTCGTCCCCGGTGCGGACGAGACCGACGGGTTCGCCTTCGACCGCGTCGAGTACATGGGGATGCGCGGGCACGTCACGGGCGACTCGACGTTCGAGGACGTGGCGGTCCCCGCCGACGACCTCCTCGGGAGCGTCGGGCAGGGCTTCCGCATCGCCATGGGTACCATCGACATGGCACGAACCGGCATCGGCGCCATCGGCGCCGGCATCGGGCGCGGCGCGTTCGACGCCGCCGTCGACTACGCCGGCGACCGAGAGCAGGGGGGACAGCCAGTCGGCGAGTACCAGGCGGTGCAGGTACTCGTCGCCGATATGTACCAACAGCTCTCGGCCGCCCGGCACGCCGTCTACTCGTCCGCCTACGCCATCGCGGACGGAGACGGCGAGACCAGACTGTCGAGCGCCGCCAAACTCGCCGGGAGCGAGGCGGCCGAGTTCGTCACCCGCAACGCGATGCAGGTGTACGGCGGGAAGGGCTACCGGACGGACCTACCGCTCGAACGCTACTACCGCGACGCGCGCATCCTCAGCCTCATCGGCGGCACCTCCGAGATACAGCGGACGACCATCGCCCGCCAGACGCTCGACCTCTGA
- a CDS encoding ester cyclase: MGPSKRERMQVSRQDFTRVWKQRDMDAIRDIYSLDFRGHGFPGDRTVTRSQYRRTVELFQRVFPDCRIELEEMHADDEFVYASWVFSGTPAIPGLGPNASPVSFRGTGRHRHRGGKVVEVWVDTDWLSVAKQVGRTYSQSVHAAIS; the protein is encoded by the coding sequence ATGGGTCCCTCCAAGCGCGAACGGATGCAGGTCAGTCGCCAGGATTTCACGCGGGTGTGGAAGCAACGCGACATGGACGCCATCCGGGACATCTACTCGCTCGACTTCCGAGGACACGGGTTTCCGGGCGACCGAACGGTCACGCGGTCGCAGTACCGCCGAACGGTCGAACTGTTTCAGCGGGTGTTCCCCGACTGCCGAATCGAACTCGAAGAGATGCACGCGGACGACGAGTTCGTCTACGCCTCGTGGGTGTTCTCCGGCACCCCCGCGATACCCGGACTCGGTCCGAACGCGTCGCCGGTTTCGTTCCGCGGCACCGGGCGGCACAGACACCGAGGCGGGAAAGTGGTGGAAGTGTGGGTCGATACCGACTGGCTCTCGGTCGCGAAGCAGGTCGGACGAACGTACTCGCAGTCCGTCCACGCGGCGATATCGTAG